A stretch of Janibacter endophyticus DNA encodes these proteins:
- a CDS encoding YbaK/EbsC family protein yields MSTAAGNLTWTPAAEADDLLAPPVAAAAACTPSAKVAPIDPDLADTAAFCEAYDSPPSSSANCVVVAGRRAGELRYAAVLVLATDRADINNVIRRHLDVRKVSFAPMDEAVALTGMEYGGITPIGLPADWPVLIDEGVAAAGEVVIGSGIRGSKILVDAADLVALPSAEVIALAQR; encoded by the coding sequence ATGAGCACCGCAGCCGGCAACCTCACCTGGACCCCTGCCGCCGAGGCGGACGACCTCCTGGCCCCGCCGGTCGCGGCAGCCGCGGCCTGCACCCCCTCGGCGAAGGTGGCGCCCATCGACCCGGACCTGGCTGACACGGCCGCCTTCTGCGAGGCGTACGACTCACCCCCTTCGTCATCGGCCAACTGCGTCGTCGTCGCCGGCAGGCGCGCCGGTGAGCTGCGCTACGCCGCCGTGCTCGTCCTGGCCACCGACCGCGCCGACATCAACAACGTCATCCGCCGCCACCTCGACGTCCGCAAGGTCTCCTTCGCCCCGATGGACGAGGCGGTCGCGCTCACCGGGATGGAGTACGGCGGGATCACCCCGATCGGCCTGCCCGCGGACTGGCCCGTCCTCATCGACGAAGGGGTCGCCGCCGCCGGCGAGGTCGTCATCGGGTCCGGCATCCGGGGCAGCAAGATCCTCGTCGACGCCGCCGATCTCGTCGCCCTCCCGTCCGCCGAGGTCATCGCGCTCGCCCAGCGCTGA
- the purB gene encoding adenylosuccinate lyase, which translates to MQSLATAHPQIALGALDGRYRPAVAALVDHLSEPALNRMRVHVEVEWLIHLTEQQVVPGVRAFTGDEKARLRQVVETFGPDEIDEMAATEKVTQHDVKAVEYFLKARLREIAPADADAGLAELIHFCCTSEDINNLSYALMVQGAVQQVWLPRAEALVETLATMASDLREVPLLAHTHGQPATPTTMGKELAVLTYRLQRQLRRIAGAEYLGKINGATGTYGAHLAAVPGADWQEISRTFVEGLGLTWNPLTTQIESHDWQAEVYADIARFNRVLHNMCTDVWTYISMGYFAQVRGQGTVGSSTMPHKVNPIRFENAEANLEVSTALLDVLASTLVQSRLQRDLTDSSMQRNIGTAIGHSLLAIDNATRGLAGLDAVPEAMAADLDANWEVLGEPVQSAMRALGAQGVPGMQEPYERLKELTRGRRIRQAELVEFVRGLGLPAEVEERLAAMTPQTYIGIAPELVDHLD; encoded by the coding sequence ATGCAGAGCCTCGCCACCGCCCACCCGCAGATCGCCCTCGGAGCCCTCGACGGCCGCTACCGCCCGGCGGTCGCCGCCCTCGTCGACCACCTCTCCGAGCCGGCGCTGAACCGGATGCGGGTGCACGTCGAGGTCGAGTGGCTCATCCACCTCACCGAGCAGCAGGTCGTGCCGGGCGTCCGGGCCTTCACCGGGGACGAGAAGGCCCGGCTGCGGCAGGTCGTCGAGACCTTCGGCCCCGACGAGATCGACGAGATGGCGGCGACCGAGAAGGTCACCCAGCACGACGTCAAGGCGGTCGAGTACTTCCTCAAGGCGCGGCTGCGCGAGATCGCCCCGGCCGACGCGGACGCCGGCCTCGCCGAGCTCATCCACTTCTGCTGCACGAGCGAGGACATCAACAACCTCTCGTACGCCCTCATGGTCCAGGGCGCTGTGCAGCAGGTCTGGCTCCCCCGGGCCGAGGCGCTCGTCGAGACGCTCGCGACGATGGCCTCCGACCTGCGCGAGGTCCCGCTGCTCGCCCACACCCACGGCCAGCCGGCGACGCCGACGACGATGGGCAAGGAGCTGGCCGTGCTCACCTACCGCCTCCAGCGCCAGCTGCGCCGCATCGCCGGCGCGGAGTACCTCGGCAAGATCAACGGCGCGACCGGCACCTACGGCGCGCACCTCGCCGCCGTCCCCGGCGCGGACTGGCAGGAGATCAGCCGGACCTTCGTCGAGGGCCTCGGCCTGACGTGGAACCCGCTGACCACACAGATCGAGAGCCACGACTGGCAGGCCGAGGTCTACGCCGACATCGCCCGCTTCAACCGGGTGCTGCACAACATGTGCACCGACGTCTGGACGTACATCTCGATGGGCTACTTCGCCCAGGTGCGCGGGCAGGGCACGGTCGGCTCGAGCACGATGCCGCACAAGGTCAACCCGATCCGCTTCGAGAACGCCGAGGCCAACCTCGAGGTCTCGACGGCCCTGCTCGACGTGCTCGCGAGCACGCTCGTCCAGTCTCGGCTGCAGCGTGACCTCACCGACAGCTCGATGCAGCGCAACATCGGCACGGCCATCGGGCACAGCCTCCTCGCCATCGACAACGCGACCCGGGGCCTCGCCGGTCTCGACGCGGTCCCCGAGGCGATGGCCGCCGACCTCGACGCGAACTGGGAGGTGCTCGGCGAGCCCGTCCAGTCGGCGATGCGGGCGCTCGGTGCCCAGGGCGTGCCCGGCATGCAGGAGCCCTACGAGCGGCTCAAGGAGCTGACCCGCGGTCGGCGGATCAGGCAGGCCGAGCTCGTGGAGTTCGTCCGGGGCCTCGGGCTCCCGGCGGAGGTCGAGGAGCGCCTCGCGGCGATGACCCCGCAGACCTACATCGGGATCGCGCCGGAACTCGTCGACCACCTCGACTGA
- a CDS encoding low molecular weight protein-tyrosine-phosphatase, whose product MSAYRICVVCTGNICRSPMGEFILRERLEAAGLGDQVVVDSAGTTAWEEGNPADPRTLDVLRRNGHGTDYSGHRARVFDRAWLPALDLVLAADHGHWSTLRKMARRDEDRAKIRMFRSFDATGLDEAEQAMDDPWYGDDASFDQTYAEVVAAADGVVDFVREELARRG is encoded by the coding sequence GTGAGCGCCTACCGGATCTGCGTCGTGTGCACCGGCAACATCTGCCGCTCGCCGATGGGCGAGTTCATCCTCCGTGAGCGCCTCGAGGCGGCGGGCCTGGGCGACCAGGTCGTCGTCGACTCAGCCGGCACGACCGCGTGGGAGGAGGGCAACCCCGCCGACCCGCGCACGCTCGACGTGCTGCGCCGCAACGGTCACGGGACCGACTACTCAGGCCACCGGGCACGGGTCTTCGACCGGGCCTGGCTGCCCGCCCTCGACCTCGTGCTCGCGGCCGACCACGGGCACTGGTCGACGCTGCGCAAGATGGCGCGACGCGACGAGGACCGGGCGAAGATCCGGATGTTCCGCTCCTTCGACGCCACCGGCCTCGACGAGGCGGAGCAGGCGATGGACGACCCCTGGTACGGCGACGACGCCTCCTTCGACCAGACCTACGCCGAGGTCGTCGCGGCGGCGGACGGGGTCGTCGACTTCGTCCGGGAGGAGCTCGCCCGGCGAGGCTGA
- a CDS encoding transglutaminase-like domain-containing protein — protein sequence MTDTPLAETFETTPMTAKVGCTFAYGTNQVRSALLSFAVSDAHAILDETLLVHAAGKEVTPTELRGDHGTRLHLVEDVGTGWLEVTYEATVDITRPTDVPTGLGVEYDRWVFMRQSRYAESDRLAATALRLFPKERGMDRVNAVAGYVHEHFDYISGSSRGTDGAVDTMLAGQGVCRDYAHVVIALLRALGTPARLVSVYAPGLSPMDFHAVAEAWVDGAWHIVDATQLAPRESMVRIATGRDAADTAFLTTSGGMMQFNRQKVFASLVEGGLPAEDNASQVRLA from the coding sequence ATGACGGACACCCCCCTGGCCGAGACCTTCGAGACCACGCCGATGACGGCGAAGGTCGGCTGCACCTTCGCGTACGGGACCAACCAGGTCCGCTCGGCGCTGCTGTCCTTCGCGGTCTCCGACGCCCACGCGATCCTCGACGAGACGCTGCTCGTCCACGCCGCCGGCAAGGAGGTCACCCCGACCGAGCTCCGTGGCGACCATGGCACCCGCCTGCACCTCGTCGAGGACGTGGGCACCGGGTGGCTCGAGGTGACCTACGAGGCGACCGTCGACATCACCCGGCCGACCGACGTCCCGACCGGCCTCGGCGTCGAGTACGACCGGTGGGTCTTCATGCGGCAGAGCCGCTACGCCGAGTCCGACCGGCTCGCGGCCACCGCGCTGCGCCTCTTCCCGAAGGAGCGCGGGATGGACCGGGTCAACGCCGTCGCCGGCTACGTGCACGAGCACTTCGACTACATCTCGGGCAGCTCGCGGGGCACCGACGGCGCGGTCGACACGATGCTCGCGGGGCAGGGCGTCTGCCGCGACTACGCGCACGTCGTCATCGCGCTCCTGCGCGCGCTCGGGACCCCGGCCCGGCTCGTGTCGGTCTACGCGCCGGGGCTGTCGCCGATGGACTTCCACGCCGTCGCCGAGGCGTGGGTGGACGGCGCCTGGCACATCGTCGACGCCACCCAGCTCGCGCCGCGCGAGTCGATGGTGCGCATCGCGACCGGCCGGGACGCGGCGGACACCGCCTTCCTCACGACGAGCGGCGGGATGATGCAGTTCAACCGGCAGAAGGTCTTTGCCTCGCTCGTCGAGGGTGGCCTGCCCGCCGAGGACAACGCCTCGCAGGTTCGTCTCGCCTGA
- a CDS encoding PRC-barrel domain-containing protein, which translates to MNHDHDIDALQRADVIDSTGDKVGGVGQVYLDDATGEPSFVTVKTGLFGSNESFVPLRGAQVPARRSASRTPRTSSRMRRTSPRTGTSSPTRRRRSTSTTARRVTPRAWVAQPWSATCTTTATSTGAWTTTSDGSALWATPGVPSTVSRWPTTTSCTATDSTESVASSVSPVGSAATPAGPTSPVADRPRRRRRGIPDAGDPPSVCLPPQPRRASSSRTKSTTPSAAATTSA; encoded by the coding sequence ATGAACCACGACCACGACATCGACGCCCTCCAGCGCGCGGACGTCATCGACAGCACGGGCGACAAGGTCGGTGGGGTCGGACAGGTCTATCTCGACGACGCCACCGGCGAGCCGAGCTTCGTCACCGTCAAGACCGGCCTCTTCGGGAGCAACGAGAGCTTCGTCCCGCTGCGCGGCGCCCAGGTTCCGGCGAGGAGATCCGCGTCCCGTACACCAAGGACGTCATCAAGGATGCGCCGAACATCTCCGAGGACGGGCACCTCGAGCCCGACCAGGAGGCGCAGATCCACGAGTACTACCGCTCGCAGGGTGACGCCTCGGGCCTGGGTGGCGCAGCCCTGGAGCGCGACCTGCACCACGACGGCGACCTCGACCGGGGCCTGGACGACGACCTCCGACGGGAGCGCCCTGTGGGCGACCCCGGGCGTCCCGTCGACCGTGAGCCGGTGGCCGACCACGACCAGCTGCACAGCGACGGACTCGACCGAGAGCGTGGCCTCGAGCGTGAGCCCGGTCGGCTCCGCCGCCACCCCGGCCGGGCCGACGAGCCCGGTCGCTGACCGCCCCCGCCGACGACGAAGGGGGATCCCCGACGCCGGGGATCCCCCTTCGGTCTGCCTGCCCCCTCAGCCTCGCCGGGCGAGCTCCTCCCGGACGAAGTCGACGACCCCGTCCGCCGCCGCGACGACCTCGGCGTAG
- a CDS encoding DUF4185 domain-containing protein gives MIERRRPGWRELSPPLTTTLIALALVGEVLWAALVLTGRIDLSPHGVPAVVAADPVVAESIVRAYDDLPGDPFALRAVPDEATARAALADGSAQAALVVDLTGATDRLLLPTSNDPALDTAVRDRVTRVEQSLGRQVEVATVGPAVADGTRADAYRAVTLSILLGFVVAVGTSLYGGPVVRGRRHGLRRSLLVAGLTIGVGGLLGLWLLGSAAAALACATVALTSAAVALALEALFGWAGLGLSVALFLATGAAVLVRVDPLLVGQPWSTISGLGVPGAGLETALAAGLHDTVALAPLSVVLSWLTTSVLLAVASRWVRGRHDVPVPVAGTPLREIAGERGWRVRVVALVAPPVVTMLALSVVVPAHQVAAAPQIASLAASSSCVATGSVRTVADLNRITQLRGTEEFRGGDVGADALLQDGRRVWLFGDTIQDGPAGPGGVRNSMLITDDRCIRAVVPEGGGALIPDRADGTGPRTGYWPMSVVVDHRTGYDLLYITTQRVRTTGSGAFDFENLGLSVAVVAVTPGGTPQVLDRRDIGPDRPGRENPTWGGATALVGEGRDRWLYLYGTANPGLDQAWGYSLRVARVRLDDLLHADRWRYWTGSSWSPDAADATEVIPARDGVSQTLSVFTRDGRWYALSKRNDLLGSDITVWTAAAPTGPWSSGTAVAAVPQGSTGQLRYMPLAHPTLFPEDGTVVASYSTNDIDVHRVLEDPRRYRPHFVRVRLPR, from the coding sequence GTGATCGAGAGACGACGCCCCGGGTGGCGCGAGCTCTCGCCACCCCTGACCACCACGCTCATTGCGCTCGCCCTCGTCGGCGAGGTGCTCTGGGCCGCCCTCGTCCTCACCGGACGCATCGACCTCTCCCCGCATGGCGTGCCGGCGGTGGTCGCAGCCGACCCGGTCGTGGCCGAGAGCATCGTCCGCGCCTACGACGACCTGCCTGGGGACCCCTTCGCCCTGCGGGCCGTCCCGGACGAGGCGACCGCCCGGGCCGCGCTCGCCGACGGCTCGGCCCAGGCCGCCCTGGTCGTCGACCTCACCGGCGCCACCGACCGGCTGCTGCTCCCGACCAGCAACGACCCCGCGCTCGACACGGCGGTCCGGGACCGGGTCACGAGGGTGGAGCAGAGCCTCGGCCGGCAGGTCGAGGTCGCGACCGTCGGCCCGGCGGTCGCCGACGGGACCCGCGCCGACGCCTATCGCGCGGTGACGTTGTCGATCCTGCTCGGCTTCGTCGTCGCGGTCGGGACGAGCCTGTACGGCGGCCCGGTCGTGCGCGGCCGCCGCCACGGTCTCCGTCGCTCGCTGCTCGTCGCCGGCCTCACCATCGGCGTCGGCGGTCTGCTCGGTCTCTGGCTGCTCGGGTCGGCCGCGGCGGCTCTCGCCTGCGCGACGGTGGCCCTCACCTCTGCGGCGGTCGCGCTCGCACTCGAGGCACTCTTCGGGTGGGCGGGGCTGGGCCTGTCGGTCGCGCTCTTCCTCGCCACCGGGGCGGCGGTGCTCGTACGGGTCGACCCGCTGCTCGTCGGCCAGCCGTGGTCGACGATCTCCGGCCTGGGGGTGCCCGGGGCCGGCCTCGAGACCGCTCTCGCCGCGGGCCTGCACGACACGGTGGCGCTCGCCCCGCTCTCCGTGGTGCTGTCCTGGCTGACGACGTCGGTGCTGCTCGCCGTGGCGTCCCGGTGGGTCCGGGGACGGCACGACGTGCCCGTGCCGGTGGCCGGGACGCCCCTGCGAGAGATCGCCGGGGAGCGTGGCTGGCGCGTGCGCGTGGTCGCGCTCGTGGCACCGCCGGTGGTGACGATGCTCGCCCTGTCGGTGGTCGTCCCGGCGCACCAGGTCGCCGCCGCTCCCCAGATCGCCTCGCTCGCCGCAAGCTCGTCGTGCGTGGCGACCGGGTCCGTGCGCACGGTCGCGGACCTCAACCGGATCACCCAGCTGCGAGGGACCGAAGAATTCCGCGGCGGGGACGTCGGCGCGGACGCCCTGCTCCAGGACGGGCGTCGGGTATGGCTCTTCGGCGACACCATCCAGGACGGTCCGGCGGGTCCTGGCGGCGTCCGCAACTCGATGCTCATCACCGATGACCGGTGCATCCGCGCGGTGGTCCCCGAGGGCGGCGGCGCCCTCATCCCCGACCGCGCCGACGGGACGGGACCCCGCACCGGCTACTGGCCGATGTCGGTGGTCGTCGACCACCGGACCGGGTACGACCTGCTCTACATCACCACCCAGCGCGTGCGCACCACTGGCTCGGGGGCCTTCGACTTCGAGAACCTCGGACTGTCCGTGGCCGTCGTCGCGGTGACCCCCGGGGGCACCCCTCAGGTACTCGACCGCCGGGACATCGGTCCCGACCGCCCCGGACGCGAGAACCCGACCTGGGGAGGCGCGACGGCTCTCGTCGGGGAGGGTCGTGACCGCTGGCTCTACCTCTACGGCACCGCCAACCCCGGTCTTGACCAGGCGTGGGGGTACTCGCTGCGTGTCGCCCGGGTCCGGCTCGACGACCTGCTCCACGCGGACCGGTGGCGCTACTGGACCGGGAGCTCGTGGTCGCCCGACGCCGCGGACGCCACCGAGGTGATCCCTGCTCGCGACGGGGTCTCCCAGACCCTCAGCGTCTTCACCCGCGACGGTCGCTGGTACGCGCTGAGCAAGCGCAACGACCTGCTCGGCAGCGACATCACCGTCTGGACCGCCGCCGCCCCGACCGGTCCGTGGTCCTCCGGCACCGCCGTGGCCGCCGTCCCTCAGGGCAGCACCGGTCAGTTGCGGTACATGCCCCTGGCACACCCGACCCTCTTCCCCGAGGACGGCACAGTCGTCGCGTCGTACAGCACCAACGACATCGACGTCCACCGGGTCCTCGAGGACCCCCGGCGCTACCGCCCCCACTTCGTCCGGGTCCGCCTGCCCCGGTGA